From one Sus scrofa isolate TJ Tabasco breed Duroc chromosome 9, Sscrofa11.1, whole genome shotgun sequence genomic stretch:
- the LOC110255562 gene encoding proline-rich protein 2-like: MAKQRLTVTSWAEGKGRVDPAALPPAWRPSFSRRAGDLRYSLRPTHLGGRPFLGGPGSPTRQRQLGPWVRTGGPRGRQRELEVPAAGLTLGRRPHPSLAAAPPHSGEGKRGRWLLPPPRGQVRLMLQPCARAARTALFPSPPLAQPQARPLPPPPPPQSPIRRPPAPDSLQPKREAAAQPPGRRPGSSSAAKREAARGGVNPEAISSPR, from the coding sequence ATGGCGAAGCAGAGACTTACAGTTACTTCCTGGGCTGAAGGTAAGGGTCGGGTCGACCCCGCAGCTCTGCCACCAGCGTGGCGCCCCTCCTTCTCGCGCCGAGCCGGTGACCTCAGGTACTCTCTCCGCCCCACCCACCTGGGCGGGCGCCCCTTCCTCGGTGGCCCGGGTTCGCCCAccaggcagaggcagctggggCCCTGGGTGCGCACTGGAGGCCCGCGGGGAAGGCAGCGGGAGCTGGAGGTGCCTGCGGCGGGGCTCACACTAGGCAGGCGCCCCCATCCCTCTCTGGCCGCCGCGCCGCCTCActcaggggaggggaagagggggcgGTGGCTCTTGCCTCCGCCTCGCGGTCAGGTCCGGCTCATGCTCCAGCCGTGCGCGCGCGCAGCCCGGACCgccctcttcccctccccgccTCTGGCTCAACCGCAGGCGcgcccgctgccgccgccgccaccacctcAGTCCCCGATCCGCCGGCCACCAGCCCCAGATAGCCTGCAGCCCaagagagaagcagcagctcaGCCGCCGGGCCGCCGACCCGGAAGTTCTTCTGCCGCCAAACGCGAGGCTGCAAGGGGGGGTGTGAACCCGGAAGCGATTTCCTCGCCCCGGTAG